The DNA sequence GCAGCCTTTCCAAAAGCACAGTGCTCTCGGAGGCAGCCAGGGAACTACAGGACAAGCCTAAGTGACAAGATGCCGCTGCCAGTGCtggggctgtgtcccctcaTGGTGCAGCAGTGTGTCCTGGGCGGCCAAGTAGCCCCACGACTCTTGCTGTGCCTCTGTGGCTTCTCCTCTGGCATTTGTTGGACAAAGAGTCAAAGTCTCAGCACCTTGGAGATCTGGCGCCACATGCTGAATTAGATCCCCTCTACTCTCACCACTCAATTTAGGAGCAATCCTCCATACATGAAGTTAAAAATGAATGGGGAGAGCTTGTTCCCACATGGGGAGAGGAATAAACCACGCTGATATAAAGCACCTTCGTGCTAGAAGAGCAGCTTTCCCGGGGGGGCTGTTCCTTGTGCCCACACACCCCTCTTTAGCCCACAGCAGCAACAACTCTGCATCATTGCTAGCCCCACACAGATGGGGCTGGTGGTTCTCCTGCTTtgcctctgcctttctttttgcaaagtTGGAGGAAAGCTCAGCTAGTTTGCAAGAGATGTGGGAGAATATCTGATTCAAGACATCAACAGtcattcaaagaagaaaaaacccaaaccagttaAGCAAGAAATCCAGGTGACAAACCATCCTTTTGGTTCTCCTTGAGGAGAGGGGCGGGAGTGCAGGGGCTGGCATATCATCGGCGGATAccttgaaaaaatgaaacagcaattGTGGAATTGCTTCCAGCCAGAACCAGGCAGCGACAGGAGCAAACTGCGCAGAACATCACCGGCAATGGGGATGAAGGTCATACGTCCGCTCCCTCCGTCTCTCCCTCCTCAGGACCAGCTCCATCCCAGCGCGATGCCCGAGGGTCCGGGCTCATGTGCGGTGCTCCTCTGCGGGCtctgtgctccctgcagccctgccgaCATGGGCTGCGTGTGGCAGACGTTTTCAAGCCATGGCACAGAGCGCAGGCACTGTCCTTGGGAATGCGCTTACGCGGAGGAAGCTGGAGGAGCGAGACGTTGTCCTCTGGGAAAAGCAATCTGCAGAGGTGCTTCGCTCAGCTCCTGGGTCCCGGCTGTCCCCGGGCCAGCGGGCGTGTGACGCAGAGTCCCCCGATGCCGTGCCGTAACTGGGCTGTTCGCATCCCCCGTGGCTGGCTCTGTGGGATGGTCAGGCTAATTTCATAGTCCTCACACTGCCGGGAGCTGATCGGCTGGTTTTAACAGAGTCTGCTGAATCCTGAGGCAGCTGCTTCACCTTCAAGCCTATGAGTGATGTTTAGGCAGCGAAGGAGATGGGCTAATTTCCAAAACCCTGCAGGACATCCTGAGCTCCCAGTCGTGTCAGCGGGAGCAAGACCAGCCCTGTCTGAGTGCTGGACCCAAACGTGTTGGAGGCCCAGCGAGACGAGGCCATGGTGCGGTAGGCAATCTGGGGGGAGTAAGACCACGGGGCACCGTCTGCGTTTTGGGTGCTAGTTCACTGCCTGCCTGGACTCAGGTGACTTTGGGGCTACGCTGCTGTTTGGAGAGGGTGAGGAGAGGTGCTGGGGTGTGTGGGGCAAGGCAGGGTGGCTGGGAGAGCAGGTTCCTACTTGGGAGGCTGGAGGACAGAAATGGGAGTAAGGACTGGTTGGTCTTTAATGGGGAGAACAACTCCCAGTCTGAAGCTGGGAGTTGCTCTTTGCACGAAGGGAACTGACTATGAGGATATGGCCAGAGGATGCTCATGGTGCAAGATGACCTTAAAGCCAAcctagttccaccccctgccatgggcagggacactctccactagcccaggttgcccaaagccccatccaacctggccttgaacactgccagggagccaggggcagccacagcttctctgggcaacctgtgccagggcctcagcaccctcacagggaaggatttctgcctcgGATCTCACCTAAATCtcccttcttttagtttaaacccattcccccttgtcctgtcactccctgcccttgtcaccagcccctctccagctttcctggagcccctttagggactggaaggggctctaaggtctccccgcagccttctcttctccaggctgaacaaccccaactctctcagcctgcctccatagcagaggtgctccagcccttggatcatctctgtggcctcctctggactcgctccaacagctccctgtccttcttgtcctggggacccccgagctggatgcagcactgcaggggggtgtcaccagagtggagcagaggggcagaatcccctccctcgacctgctggtcacgctgctggggatgcagcccaggacacggttggctttctgggctgtaagcaTGCATTGCCgggtcgtgttgagcttctcgtcccccaacatcaccaagtcctcctcctcagggctgctcttaatccattctccacccagcctgtagctgtgcttgggattgccctgacccacgtgcaggaccttgcacttggccttactgaacttcatgtggtttgcacaggcccacctctccagcctgtcaaggtccctctgaatggcatgGTCTCTCTGTATAACCCAATGGAAGTGGAGTTGTAAAATGCAAGTGAACAACCAGAAAGTATCAGTCAGAGGTAAATCCAGATCTCCCTCCCCAAAGCACCAGCTCTGTAGGGTCCGCATGTCGTGCTGTgcttgctgaaaataaaaccacagccATACATCCCCTTGAAGACCTCCAAGGCTCTGCTACAAACCTCTCCAGTCCCTATATCCCAACTCATGACCCTAATGTACAGGTGTCCTCAGACAGGGGACACATGGGATCCCATGCCTGGCATGATGCCACATCTCTGGGCACCTCACATTGGGCCACGGTGGATGGCTGATGTGGTGATAGCTGGGACCCTTCCCTCTGCATCTGCCCCTCCATCACCAGtcctctgctgtcccagcaCCACTCGGCATCACCGTCACCTCCCGAAACACAAATGCCCCATTTACCCACCTTGCTCACTGCACCCCTGAGGGATCCAGGCACTGACCCCACGCTGCCACCAAGGTGAGAGCAGAGATGAGTGCTGAGGGCAAAAGACGTTCCTGTTCTGGGCCCTGGCCCTTCCTGCCCTGCCAGGCAAGGGAGGGACGATGTCGAGGGGCACAGCTGTGGCCCTATGGGACCCACCCCAGAGCCACTTCCTTCAGTGTTGCTTCCCCCTATCCCCTTCTGGGCTTTGCCCTCTGGGGACTGCCCGGTTCCTCTTTGCCTGTGGCAGGTTGTGATAGAGGTGGCTGCCCTGGAGTCCTggtcctgccctggcagcaaaccATCCCTGGGTGGGGGTCTGCCCCCAGTCTGGACACCCTCTTCCCTCGAAGCCAGGCCCTGCTGCAGGTCCTCCAtggccccagcagctccttcttGTAGGACCCGGCAGCTGTCCCATACTCTGCACCCCAGGCCAGCCTGATGCATCCAGTGCAGAGCAACACATGGTGCAACATGGGACGAGCACAGCTGACCAGTGATGCAGGGCCCCTTGCCTTGTACTGCTGGCCAGAGCAGCTCCTCGCTTTTTGTCCTCTGTAGACCCAACCTGTGTCCATCAAGAGGAGCGGGGTGGCAGCATCATCTTCCAGGCTGGGGTGCAGAGGTGGCCAGAAGTACCGAGCACCTCTGGGACCTCACTACTCTGCAGAGGCCAGCGAGGTATTTGCATGCCCTTTGCCTGCATGAGTGGACACTGGTGTGTAAACAGGGATGCACGTGTGGGTGTGCATCCTGCCCATGTGTTCCTGTGGGCACACAGGCAGAAGTGCACGTGCCATTCCCAGACGGGCAGCAGACACGTGGGTGGGTGCAATGGGCTGTGGAGGGGAAAAGCTTGCTGCAGGAGTGACACTGAGAGATGAAAAGTACCCTGGGTCAAGTGGTGTGTTCCTGCTCTGTCTGTTCCTGGTCTCCCTCATGTCCAGTCTATCTCCACCAGAGGCTCACACCTCATTTTCCACCAGCACCTTGTCTTTCAAGCTCTGGGTCTCCACTGGGCTGTGGCTTCCCATGCTCTGTCTTCCCCAAATGCACCTCTGTTGTCATGTCTCAGCCTGCTGGTGCTTCAGCAGAGGGGAGGAACAAGATCCATGCTGGCCACTGGAAGTACACTGAGGTCCATTCGTGCACCATCAGATGCATGTAGGGGTCAGGAGGTTTCAGCAGTGCAGATTTTTCTGCCCCTCGGAGCCTGGGCCATGGCACATCCTAGCACCTCATCTGTGGTTCCCTCTTGCATTCCCTCCATCCTGGATGAGTGCCCATGGCCAGGACAGTCCCTTCAGTCTTCATCAGCATTTTCTAGATAAGAAAAAGCCAAAGGGGGTCAGGTGTGGTTCCCAGGGGCTCTGTCCTGGCTGTCCTTCTTGGTCCCAGTCAACAAAGGTACATGTGTGGCCCACGCACCTCTCCAGCCAGTGCTGCACATCCCAGGGACAGCCCGGTCTTGTGATGAGCTGGGATGGAAGtggcccggggcggggggctccTCGGGGGTCCAGGAGCCAGTGGGGTGGCTGGGGGGAGAAGGCGATTGGGACGCGGGGTCTGTGGTGGCTGGCGGGGACGCAGTGGGAGCCACTGCAGCACAGCGGAGTGGgggcagaagaggaaggaagcgTGCAGTGTCTCTGTGCAGGGACCGGGCAATAACAAACAGGAAGAGCGGGAGGGCTGCCGCAGCGGGCATCGGTGGGAAGGATGTACAGTGCCCCACGGGCAGACCTGTCCTACCTGAGCCAGACCCTCCAGGGACCTTCACCCCAAATAcacccccttccctgccctgctggggagggggacaccACGTCTTCCCTCGAGGTGCCCAGGGACGGTCCCgggtgcagagcagcacccacagggacATGGGTTAGGGGTGGCGTGAGGACCACACAGCGGGATGGGGAACAGCTGGTGCGCAGCCCAGGCAAGGGGATACGGCTAGCGTGGCAGGGACAGGAGGACTCATCCTGGCTCCCTGTGGGGCAGGTGGGGTCTGCTGTCCCCAGAGCAACACCGCTGCACCACATGAAGCATCCCACCTCGACccacctgccagcagcaccagcctcaCGGCCAGGTCTTGCCTGTCTCTCCACGTCCCATGGGCTGGCATCGGCACAGGCCACGGCCAGTCACAGAGGGCACTGAGCACACCTCACCGGCCCTGCCAGAGATGACTGTGGAGGCACCCTGGGATTTTGGAGGAGGCGGAGTTGTGCCCACAGGCACAGGACGGGGGTTCaccggcggggagcggggctggggctgcaggcggCCCAGCAGAGCCAAGCTGCGGCGATGTGGCCGGTATGTGTGTGGGCggcaggcagggtgggggagaaggagggagaggaagcggcagaggcagcagctcctttgATAAGCAGCTTCCTGAACACTTTCAAACCGTGGTGTTAGACCAACACACGCGGCGCCTGCGGGCCTGTGCCGGGACCAACGGAGCCCACGCCGCGGGGCAGCAGGTaggcagccccccagcctgTCCATGCCACCCGCTGGAGAGAGGACCCCCGCCGGGCAGTGCTGGGCCCTGGTGCCCACGGGTGGTGGGCACATGCTCGCTGCCGAgcagccccgggcagggctgggatgcTGGGCAGGGTGATGGGGACGCTCTCTCTGCAAATGCTGCAGCAGGGGCTCTTCCCAGGACCCTCCTGTCTGCCAGGGGCTTGGCTGGGGGCATCTCCCAGGTGTTTCCTGGCCGGTGCGTGAGGGACGGCTACTGGGGTTggagcctgctgctgcctctggccAGGATCTCCCCTGGTGCTGCGGCTTCTGGGGAGCAGCCGCTCTCACCCTGCCTGGCCGGGGACACCCTGGCTGCACAGGCCCCTCAGGGTGCCCTGCGTGGGGCACAGGGATGGTGCGCGTGGCAGCAGCTGCATTGCCACCCCCAGAAATGCTGCAGGGCATCAGGGAGTCATGGGGAATagctcctgccccagctgtgcTCCTGAATGGCATGGCCACAGTGCGGACCCAGTTCTCTGCAGGACCTCCCTGAGCTCATGCGGCACCTGGAACCCAACTCTTTGCACACTGAGAGCTCTGACTCCACAGCATCCCCTGCCCGTTTGGGTCCATCTCTTCCTCATGGAGGGAGGTGGGGATGAGATGGAGCCTCATCATCTCAGGGTGCTGCCTGCACCATGAGGGGCTCTGCCCAGACGTGAACCAGCATCACTTGCATCTCCCCGTCCCTGCCAGGGCCTGTCCCGGGGCTGGTGGCGGAGAGCCCTGGCACCATCCTCCATCTGGGCTACCCCATCACCTCTTGCTCAACCACCCAGATAAAGCAGTTTCCTCTTGACGGTTTCTGAGACCTGCAGGATGGAGGAGGCTGTCCCAGGGTCATCCCTCCCTCGCCAGAGCCATGAGGCTGTTGAGGGTGCCTGGCCCCATGTCTCCCAACAGCAGGAACTGGCCAGGCTCCTTGTGGTGCCTACAGCCCACCTCATCTCACCTGTCAAATGCTGCTGTGCTCATGTGGGTCccagctctccctcctccccaccatgTCTCTAGGCCAAAGCAGGCATGCCGGGGAAGGACTGGAAACACATGGCAGCATGTGCTTCCCATGGAGGTGGAGAGCATCTCGGGCTCCCCCAAAACCAGACCACGCCCCGGCAGCTCAGGGCGTGGGCATCCTCCACTCAGTGCAAGCAGGTGTCATGTCCAGGGTCACCAGTCGGTGCCTGTGTGGGCTGCAGCGCTGCAGGCATGCTGGAGGGTGAACATGCTGGGAGCTCTCCTTATGCCACCTGCCTGGATGCAGGGCCTGAGCGTCCTGGTTCCAGGGCAGCTGAGGACCCAAAACCTGTGCCTTGCTTAGGGACCATCTGTCAGGGGATCCACCCAGCCTCATGGTATCTCTCAGATCTGCCTTGTCTTTTCCAGCCACTTCTGCTGTGATGGCTCCTTGATTCCTCCGGAGCTGAGGGTCCCCCACGTCTACTCCCTGTGCTTCAGGACAAGGGCTTTGTGGATGCCGCAGCATGGTACAAGCCTGCTTAGTGTGCTCCAGAGTTCATAACGGCAGCCTGACAGCCCGGGCAGCTGGGGCAGATATGGACAAGACAGACAAGCCCAGTCCGTCTGCTAAGAAGCATGTGCGTCTTCAGGAGAGGTGAGTGTGGCTGGATGGTGCCTGCAGCCCAAACCCTGTGCTGCCCATCTCAGCCCAGACAGCAGGTACCCAAGGCACTGCTCACCCCCCCCAGGCCTTGAGCCCCCCCAAACTTCCTTGCCCaatcccagccctgccagacCTCTGCCTGCCAACTTTTGCAGAGCGTGGAGGCAGCCCTGACTCCCCCCTCAGCCCAGCCTGGGCCAAATCTAGACCTTGCGGGCTTTCCAGCAAAAAGGCCAAATAACCAGTTAGTTCCTTGTTCCTCTACACCCTGGTCTTCTGGGGTCTCTACTTGGCTCCTTTCTTCATCCTACATTATTCCCTGCCTGGCTTCTGCTCGGTGTGGAGAGGTTTTAACTGATGATGTGGTGGGATGGGCTGCTCTCCTGTCCCGAGATGGCAGAGGGTCAGCCAGGGAACCCTTTGCCTCGCAGGAGGGGCTCCAATGTGTCACTGATGCTGGACATGAGTTCGTTGGGGAGTGTGGAGCCCATCCAGCCAGTCTGTACGCCTCGGGACATCACGCTGAAGTTCCTGAGGACGTCCAGCCACGTGCTGAGGAGAGAGGAGCTCCAGCAACGCGCCCAGAGCCTGACGCAGCTCCAGGAGGAGTTTTCGGTGCGatgctcctctcccctctccctcctcacaCAGGGGCTGGCAGTGGGGGGACTGGCAGGGGTGGATGTCTCCAAGGGAGACTCCAAACTCAGCTGTGCTCCACAGCACTGGTGGCAGGGAAGGTGATGTGGACAAACGGGGATGAGGGGTGCCCTGAGTATCCCCTGGTTGCCCGTTCCCTGGTGCACTCAAGTCCCCCTTGTGTCCCTGGAAAGCCTGTCCCTGCTCTCCCATGCCAAGCTCTTCTCCCTAGGTGGCCTCTCTGGAAGGTGTCCCACCACATCTGGGGTAAGGACAGGGCTCATCCCAGGAGCTGACATCTCTGGTGATGTTGCTAGATCCCTGGATGAGCCTCTCATTGCCTGGGGGCCCAGCTCTGCCACGATGAGGGgacacaagcagcagcaacaagGTTTTCCTCATAGACATTCTCTCCTCCTGCAGAAAATCCCACCCAACTTTGTCAGTCCGGAGGAGCTGGAGATCCCTGGACATGCCTCCAAGGACAGATACAAAACCATCCTCCCCAGTATGTGCCACTGCATCCCTTTGCCTCACATTTGCCCGGGTGCCACGTGCAGGGAAAGGTGTGgatgtgtgtgggtgtgtgtgggcGTGTGCGCACGGGTGTTTGTGCATGGGAGAGGGGTGACtcagggcagccctggcactGGGGTGGGCACTTGGTGCTCTTGGTGTTCCTGCCACGCTTGTTCATGCTCCCCATGTTGGCGGAGCTGGGTGCTGTGTTGCAAGGGGTGTACACTGTGTTATGGGGTGGTATGTGGGGAGCTACTCCTTGGGGTGTGTTCCCAGGGTGTGCAGCACATAAGAGCCCAGCCTGGGTTGCTCCCTGAAACCATGCGGGCCTTACATGTTCCAAGGGCATGTTGCTGGGGGTATAAAGGCTGAGAACATTATAGGAGGACTTGTTTGGGCTCTAGTCAGGCACTGTGGGAAGGCCCTAGGGGGTCATCGCCTGGTGGGCAAGTTACCCCGCATGCTCAATCTGGTACAGGCAGGTTTGAGCATGGCTGGATGTATCCTGCCATGGTAGGGAGGGTGAAGTGGGGCAATAAGATGCCGAGGGAGGGTGCAGACAGCTCTGAGCATGGCATGGAGCTGGGAGGACTCAGTcttcagctgctggagctgaggCAGGGAGGACGGGCAGCGGCAGGCTCTGAAAAGACTGTCCCTGGGGCAATGCCTGCCATGTTTTTCAGATCCTGAGAGCCGGGTCTGTCTCAGGAGGGCAGGGAACCAGGAGGAAGACAGCTACATAAATGCCAACTACATCACGGTGAGTGCCCTCCCTGGTTGGAGAGCAGGTGATTTCCCAGTCCTGGAGCCCACAGCTCACAGGGCATCAGGCTGCAAAGTCCTCAGTGCTACAGGTGCCATGCTGGGACCCACATGCCAGGGCACTGACTGTCACTCACTGTCCTGTGcctgccctggggcagcagTCTGAACTTGCCACCCCTTTCTGAGCTGGAGAGATGCGTCTCCACCTGCATGGGGCAGATGCACTGTCCCTTTTGGTGGGAAAGCCTCACAAGGTGGCTGCTCTCGGCTCCCGCTGCTTGGGCGGGTTGAGCACCCATATGGGCTGCCTCGCAGTGGCTTCTCCGTATCGCACGCACGCAGTAGTCATGGCAAGGCCACAGGAGGAGAGCCGTGTCAACACAGCATCGCAGCCCAGTTTAACCCTTACACATCCAGGAATTTCCTCTCCACTCAGTGGGTTTGTTGCAATTTCCCAAGAAGAAAGCTAACGAAGGGGAGGGCATGACTGAACTTTGACATCTGATGGGGTCCTTTGCCCGAGACTGAGAAATCCACAGACCAAGGGTGTTACTTCACCCTTGATTTATGATAATCATTCTCCTGTGCAAATGACCCCTTCCAGCCTGCGGTCTTACTTGTGCTGAACCATACATCACCCTAAAACAGGCTCTTGTGTCAGCCAGGCTCCACCTTTGCCTGGCTTGTAGGCTTCTTTCTGAGCAATTCATCTCATTTCAGCATCCTTCCCCTTGGGACAGGCCAGGGGCACTGGGAAGCAGAGGTGGATCTGCAGCCACCCTGGGTGTGTGGCAGCGAGGAGAGCGTGGAAATGTGGGACAGAAAAGTAGCCCACAAAAGTGCCCTCTGGTATGATGGACAGACCCCTACAAGGTGGTCTGAGGGTGCCGGTTGGAGGTGGAGGGCACTTAGTAGCATTTCTTATCTGATGGTGCTCATGGGTATGATACAAGAAGACAGCAGCGGTGTGAGCTGCCAGCATCCCATGGTGAGGGTCAAAGTCTGACTGTGGACACAGGAGCACCGTGCCTAGAACTGTTGGTAGGCTGGCTGGTCCAAATGAGGGTTTGAACATGGGCAGCAGAGGACTACTTTTAGACTAGTCTTTCTGAAGCAGCCTGGCAATATGTAGCTTCACGTCGAGTGACACCATCACCCTGTCCACATGCATCAGGGTGTACATGTGCATGTAGCATTCTCTCTGTCTCATACAAATGCTAACAAAAATGCACAAACACTGCCCATCCCTATttcacacacatgtgcacacatatgcacacacacctGAGCACACGTATAGCCACACATCCCTGTGTGGAGCTGGTATTTCCTGACACCTTTCTTCCACTTACCTCTCCAAGGGCATCACGGTGCAGGAATTTGTGGGCACATCAGCAAATTAGCAACCCAGCCTGCTTCTGGCATGCTTGGGAGGCACAGCGAGTCTGGAAGAGCTCTGTGGGTATCACATCAGTGCCCACCTGGGATTGAATGTTTTTCCTGCTGACTGTATCCCATGTTTTTGAGTAcgaggagcaggagggggaaaTTTCCAGTGTTGACACCACCAGGTCTTTCTTCAAGTCTTCTGAATGGAAAATCATgtttctaggggaaaaaagaaaaaaaaaaaaaaaaaaggaatctagAGGCATGAGAAAAGGGCTATACATAATGTTCCTGAAAACGTTCCTGCCCCTTGGCTGGGCCACTGCAACTTCTCGTGTGACCAAGCTGTTAACAGGATTGCTGGAAATCTGGATTAAATCACAGGGGTTTGAGTGCATTTTTAACTGAGGTATCTTTTGCCAAAGCCATAAAGCTCTGCCCGGAGTGCTGCGTACTCACTATTCCAAAAGCTGTGGGCACTGTGGGTGcctcccccagcatccccagggcaTCCTCAGCTGGGTCCCTGACTCCTTGCTGTATTGCCAAATTGCATCtccagctgggagctggagtAGCAGGTTACTGACCCTGGGAGAAGGCTTTCCCAcacctctgcctctgcctgccctccagctcctgcctgctgccactgcatgctctctcctctgctgggcCAGCAGCACTGCCCATGAGGCCATGGTGTGaagcaggagctgagcaggaCTCAGAACACCTCCaaacttttctatttctttggcAATTTTATACCGGGAGAGGAAG is a window from the Balearica regulorum gibbericeps isolate bBalReg1 chromosome 25, bBalReg1.pri, whole genome shotgun sequence genome containing:
- the PTPN7 gene encoding tyrosine-protein phosphatase non-receptor type 7 isoform X3 is translated as MVQACLVCSRVHNGSLTARAAGADMDKTDKPSPSAKKHVRLQERRGSNVSLMLDMSSLGSVEPIQPVCTPRDITLKFLRTSSHVLRREELQQRAQSLTQLQEEFSKIPPNFVSPEELEIPGHASKDRYKTILPNPESRVCLRRAGNQEEDSYINANYITKCVHYWPEKEGTYGPFSICVQGVSECVEYVVRDLSIQLEGECRQVKHILFPSWPDQQTPESAKPLLHLVSKVEETLQAAASPGPIVVHCSAGVGRTGCFIATRIGCQELKDKGEVDILGIVCRLRMDRGGMIQTSEQYQFLHHTLALYASQLPEAGGH